In the genome of Chryseobacterium arthrosphaerae, one region contains:
- a CDS encoding acyl-ACP desaturase yields the protein MYQKLVRKEVMGILEKEVSSFLDKFLTPIEKIWQPSDYLPDPSSEEFKHDLEEIQTFAREMPYDLFVTLIGDCITEEALPSYESWLMGVDGINQEEKVGWANWVRAWTAEENRHGDLLNKYLYLCGRVNMREVEITTQYLINDGFDLGTSMDPYRNFIYTSFQETATNISHRRVGTLAKQSGNGKLAKMCGVIAADEARHAKAYKHFVAKILEIDPSEMILAFEDMMRKKIVMPAHLMRQSGQKAGELWGHFSDAAQRCMVYTGQDYINIMKDLLDEWKIEHVKGLTEKAEKAQEYLMKLPARLQKITDRVATPDLQFQFSWVKS from the coding sequence ATGTATCAAAAGCTTGTTAGGAAAGAAGTAATGGGAATATTGGAAAAGGAAGTGAGTTCTTTTCTTGATAAATTTTTAACGCCAATTGAAAAAATTTGGCAGCCTTCCGATTATTTGCCTGATCCTTCAAGCGAAGAATTTAAACACGATTTAGAAGAAATTCAGACTTTTGCCCGTGAAATGCCTTACGATCTTTTTGTGACCCTGATCGGCGACTGTATTACAGAAGAAGCATTACCTTCCTACGAGTCCTGGTTGATGGGAGTTGACGGGATCAATCAGGAAGAAAAAGTGGGCTGGGCCAACTGGGTGAGAGCCTGGACTGCCGAAGAAAACAGACACGGAGATTTATTAAACAAGTACCTTTACCTGTGCGGTAGAGTCAATATGAGAGAAGTAGAAATTACGACTCAATACCTGATCAATGACGGTTTCGATCTTGGAACCAGCATGGACCCGTACAGAAACTTCATTTATACAAGTTTTCAGGAAACAGCAACCAACATCTCTCACAGAAGAGTAGGTACACTGGCTAAGCAGTCAGGGAACGGAAAACTGGCTAAAATGTGTGGCGTAATTGCAGCAGATGAAGCCAGACACGCCAAAGCTTATAAGCATTTCGTAGCTAAAATCCTTGAAATAGATCCTTCGGAAATGATCCTTGCCTTTGAAGATATGATGCGTAAAAAAATCGTAATGCCGGCTCACCTGATGAGACAGTCAGGACAGAAGGCAGGAGAGCTTTGGGGCCATTTCTCAGATGCTGCACAGAGATGTATGGTATATACCGGTCAGGATTATATCAATATTATGAAAGATCTCCTGGATGAATGGAAGATTGAACACGTAAAAGGTCTTACAGAAAAAGCAGAGAAAGCCCAGGAATACCTGATGAAGCTTCCTGCAAGATTACAGAAGATCACAGACAGGGTTGCTACTCCGGATCTTCAGTTCCAGTTCAGCTGGGTAAAAAGCTAG
- a CDS encoding alkaline phosphatase PhoX — MKKKLLTVGALALLASTGIHAQTFLFNQGTAWSYKDNNQAQPTGWNAKTYDVSSWAVGNAPLGYGDPVTTTINSGLTTAYFAKDFTVDLSALSDNMELGVMRDDGIVVYLNGEEVVRDNMPAGVITFNTFSSTIIDGAAENVYNIFSIPKSKFVNGVNRISVELHNRSATSSDLRIDAYLKTTSNTTTPVACNGTHISCFTSIVPTAQTDKLIIPAEHKYQLILKEGDSYTEGGGLVGGQNDFTGYVAKAGSSTNGYLSVNHETNPGGVTMAEINYNGLTKLWELTKSRAVSFSDPSLVQTIRNCSGGVTPWGTIVTAEESVTSNDVNADGYKDYGWLVEIDPATAQVISKNPNGTKGKLWQMGIMNHENVVINNAGTVAYYGEDGGTHMVYKYVMDTPNDLSSGNLYVLKLDQGLTAGDPTVSTATWIQVPNKEKADQNNTAQLALSLGGTRFNGVEDVDISPLDGKIYFTAKGLDKVYRLKDDGATASQVETFVGGANSVYSFNTAQGMKSEAWGDGNDNLTFDELGNLWVLQDGGKNYIWVIAPDHTQANPKVKLFASMPAGAEPTGLTFTPDHKFGFFSIQHPDSTISTDVDATGNTINYKGKSATIVIALKNNLGIEGSLGTIENKAAENTVTVAPNPTSGMVKINSAKGLKDITVTAYSLDGKIVYTKKFNGTNTSLNLDFTQQLEGSRVLVLNIEAEGGFQKTVKLLKK, encoded by the coding sequence ATGAAGAAAAAACTACTAACAGTTGGGGCCCTGGCTTTATTGGCGAGTACGGGAATCCATGCACAGACTTTCCTGTTCAATCAGGGGACAGCCTGGAGCTACAAAGACAACAACCAGGCTCAGCCAACCGGCTGGAATGCTAAAACCTATGATGTTTCATCCTGGGCAGTGGGAAATGCACCACTGGGATATGGTGATCCGGTAACAACTACGATCAATTCAGGACTTACAACAGCATATTTTGCAAAGGACTTCACGGTAGACCTTTCTGCACTTTCCGATAATATGGAGCTTGGAGTGATGAGAGATGACGGGATTGTGGTATATCTGAACGGTGAGGAAGTAGTAAGAGACAACATGCCTGCAGGAGTGATCACTTTCAATACTTTTTCCAGCACAATCATTGATGGAGCGGCAGAAAATGTATACAATATTTTCTCTATTCCAAAATCAAAATTTGTAAACGGTGTCAACAGGATTTCTGTTGAATTGCATAACAGAAGTGCAACCAGTTCAGATCTCAGAATTGATGCCTATCTTAAAACAACATCCAATACTACAACGCCTGTAGCCTGTAACGGAACCCATATCAGCTGCTTTACTTCTATTGTGCCTACCGCACAGACAGACAAGTTGATCATTCCGGCAGAACACAAATACCAGCTTATTTTAAAAGAAGGTGACAGCTACACAGAAGGCGGAGGTTTGGTAGGAGGGCAGAATGACTTTACGGGATATGTTGCCAAAGCAGGAAGCAGTACCAATGGGTATCTTTCCGTAAACCATGAAACCAACCCTGGTGGAGTTACCATGGCAGAGATCAACTATAACGGTTTAACCAAGCTTTGGGAACTAACGAAATCAAGAGCAGTAAGCTTCTCAGATCCGAGTCTTGTACAGACGATCAGAAACTGTTCAGGAGGTGTTACCCCTTGGGGAACTATCGTGACTGCTGAAGAATCTGTTACTTCAAACGATGTAAATGCTGACGGATACAAAGATTACGGCTGGCTGGTTGAAATAGATCCTGCAACGGCTCAGGTGATCTCTAAAAACCCTAACGGAACCAAAGGTAAGCTTTGGCAGATGGGAATCATGAACCACGAAAATGTAGTGATCAACAATGCAGGAACTGTAGCTTACTACGGAGAAGACGGTGGAACACACATGGTGTATAAATATGTAATGGATACTCCGAATGACCTTTCTTCAGGAAACCTTTATGTATTAAAACTGGATCAGGGATTAACGGCAGGAGATCCTACAGTTTCAACTGCAACGTGGATTCAGGTTCCGAATAAGGAGAAAGCAGATCAGAACAATACGGCGCAACTGGCATTGTCATTAGGAGGAACAAGGTTCAATGGGGTGGAAGATGTGGATATCAGCCCACTGGATGGTAAAATCTATTTCACAGCAAAAGGATTGGATAAAGTATACCGTTTAAAGGATGACGGAGCAACGGCATCGCAGGTAGAAACATTTGTAGGAGGAGCGAACTCTGTATATTCTTTCAATACTGCGCAGGGAATGAAGTCTGAAGCATGGGGGGATGGAAATGATAACCTGACTTTTGATGAGCTTGGTAACCTTTGGGTGCTTCAGGATGGTGGTAAAAACTATATCTGGGTAATTGCCCCGGACCATACACAGGCTAACCCGAAAGTGAAACTGTTTGCTTCTATGCCGGCTGGTGCAGAACCTACAGGACTTACATTTACCCCGGATCATAAATTTGGCTTCTTCTCAATCCAGCACCCGGATTCAACAATCTCTACGGATGTGGACGCTACAGGAAATACCATCAACTATAAAGGGAAATCGGCAACCATTGTGATTGCACTTAAAAATAACTTGGGAATCGAAGGTTCTTTGGGAACAATTGAAAACAAAGCTGCTGAAAATACAGTAACAGTAGCACCGAATCCTACTTCAGGAATGGTGAAAATCAATTCAGCCAAAGGATTGAAAGATATTACAGTAACAGCTTACAGTTTAGACGGAAAAATCGTTTATACGAAAAAGTTCAACGGTACCAATACCTCTTTGAATCTGGACTTTACCCAGCAGCTGGAAGGTTCACGTGTTTTGGTTTTGAATATTGAAGCAGAAGGAGGTTTCCAGAAAACGGTAAAACTTTTAAAGAAGTAA
- a CDS encoding BT0820 family HAD-type phosphatase has product MLNNKKIAVDFDGTIVDDAYPAIGKPKTFAFETLKRLQAEGYRLILWTYRHGKTLDEAVEFCAKNGIEFYAVNSSFEGEVFDSENQSRKLDADWFIDDRNLGGFPGWGEIYNIIQERIEFRVEGKEVLAYSKLKKEKKKGLFW; this is encoded by the coding sequence ATGTTAAATAATAAAAAGATTGCTGTTGACTTTGACGGAACCATTGTGGATGATGCTTATCCTGCAATCGGAAAACCGAAAACCTTTGCTTTTGAAACGTTGAAAAGGCTTCAGGCTGAAGGCTATAGATTAATTCTTTGGACCTACAGACACGGGAAAACGTTAGACGAAGCAGTAGAATTCTGTGCAAAGAATGGTATTGAATTTTATGCTGTGAATTCCAGTTTTGAAGGGGAAGTATTCGATTCTGAGAATCAGTCCAGAAAACTGGATGCAGACTGGTTCATTGATGACAGGAATTTAGGAGGATTTCCGGGATGGGGTGAAATCTACAATATTATTCAGGAAAGAATAGAATTCCGTGTAGAAGGAAAAGAAGTTCTTGCCTACTCAAAACTAAAAAAAGAAAAGAAAAAAGGACTTTTCTGGTAG
- a CDS encoding translation initiation factor has translation MDLRDQLKNLFPDHEEQDFEMPEEAFKQKEPLVCKFEKKGRNGKPVTIVEGWEGSEEDLKKISKKIKTTLGIGGSEKDGTIIIQGDNRDKIMNILKEMGYKTKRVGG, from the coding sequence ATGGATTTACGAGATCAACTGAAGAACCTTTTTCCTGATCATGAAGAGCAGGATTTTGAGATGCCTGAAGAAGCATTCAAGCAGAAAGAGCCTTTGGTATGCAAATTTGAGAAAAAAGGGAGAAACGGTAAGCCTGTAACAATTGTTGAAGGCTGGGAAGGCAGTGAAGAAGACCTGAAAAAAATCTCAAAGAAAATAAAAACCACCTTAGGCATAGGCGGTTCTGAGAAGGATGGAACGATCATCATTCAAGGAGACAACCGTGATAAAATAATGAATATCCTTAAAGAGATGGGATACAAGACCAAACGGGTTGGCGGGTAG
- a CDS encoding Crp/Fnr family transcriptional regulator, whose protein sequence is MNIDQILDSIYLLPEASKNSLKEYITEVSYPKGFCLMEADKVIPYVYFIRKGIARAYSSTSENDITFWFGSEGQCVLSMKSYVEDKPGYESIELLEDCDLYRLETENLKKLFNEDIHIANWGRKLAEAEMIKSEELIISRQFKTSLERYKDIITYQPDLLKRVQLGYIASYLGITQVSLSRIRAEIK, encoded by the coding sequence ATGAATATAGACCAGATTCTCGATTCCATTTATCTGCTTCCTGAAGCTTCCAAAAACAGCTTAAAAGAATACATTACTGAAGTTTCATATCCTAAGGGGTTTTGTCTGATGGAGGCCGACAAGGTAATTCCTTATGTCTATTTCATCCGTAAAGGCATTGCCCGTGCCTATTCTTCCACTTCGGAAAATGATATCACATTCTGGTTCGGAAGCGAAGGCCAATGCGTACTTTCTATGAAAAGCTATGTAGAAGACAAGCCTGGCTATGAAAGCATTGAACTGCTGGAAGATTGCGACCTTTACAGACTGGAAACAGAAAATCTCAAAAAACTTTTCAATGAAGATATTCATATAGCCAACTGGGGCAGAAAGCTTGCAGAAGCTGAAATGATAAAATCTGAGGAACTTATTATTTCAAGACAGTTTAAAACTTCCCTTGAACGGTATAAAGACATTATTACTTATCAACCGGATTTGCTTAAAAGGGTTCAGCTTGGGTATATTGCGTCTTATCTGGGTATTACCCAGGTGAGCCTGAGCAGAATTCGGGCAGAGATTAAGTAA
- a CDS encoding leucine-rich repeat domain-containing protein, translating into MKKLFLFISILVLSQAKAQIDPVKYPTFTNIEDALNSKKAVYSVSFREKGMFNLPPQIVKLDSLFFLNIMANKLEKMDQELFALKELEILNVNENSIKYIPDEIGQLKKLTTFSMNLNSLTNINPNLAKLQNLKVVHFDANNLNVFPEALMNIPALEEINLQGNQISFIADGLDKIKNLKFLNLSDNQINDLGNLSFPKNLKYLELQQNAMAKLPENLFKAKNLEFLNVSGNNITEISPAIKGLKNVVSINLANNNLKDIPVEISQLKNLKTLILTGNPIEKNKIENLKTLLPDTRIYF; encoded by the coding sequence ATGAAAAAGCTTTTTTTATTCATCTCCATCCTGGTGCTTTCTCAGGCAAAAGCCCAGATCGATCCGGTAAAATATCCCACTTTTACCAATATTGAAGATGCTTTGAACAGTAAAAAAGCTGTTTACAGCGTAAGCTTCAGAGAGAAAGGAATGTTCAACCTTCCTCCACAGATCGTAAAGCTGGATTCATTGTTTTTCCTGAATATTATGGCCAATAAGCTTGAAAAAATGGATCAGGAACTGTTTGCATTAAAAGAGCTGGAAATACTGAACGTCAACGAAAACAGCATTAAATATATTCCTGATGAAATAGGACAGCTTAAAAAACTGACCACTTTCTCCATGAATCTGAACAGCCTCACCAACATTAATCCTAATCTGGCAAAGCTGCAGAATTTAAAGGTTGTTCATTTTGATGCCAATAACCTTAATGTCTTTCCCGAGGCATTGATGAACATTCCTGCGCTGGAAGAAATTAATCTCCAGGGAAATCAGATCAGCTTTATTGCAGATGGACTTGATAAAATCAAAAATTTAAAATTCCTGAACCTTTCCGATAACCAGATCAATGATCTCGGAAACTTATCTTTTCCCAAAAACTTAAAATATCTCGAACTCCAGCAGAATGCGATGGCAAAACTTCCGGAAAATCTGTTCAAGGCTAAAAATCTTGAGTTTCTGAATGTAAGCGGAAACAATATCACGGAAATATCCCCCGCAATAAAAGGATTGAAAAATGTAGTCAGCATCAATCTGGCCAACAACAATCTGAAAGATATTCCTGTAGAAATCAGTCAGCTGAAAAATCTGAAAACTCTGATTCTTACAGGAAATCCTATAGAAAAAAATAAAATTGAAAATTTAAAGACCTTACTGCCGGACACCCGGATCTATTTCTAG
- the map gene encoding type I methionyl aminopeptidase, with translation MIQLKTIDELRLMKESARLVSKTLGMLAKEIKPGITTLYLDKLAHDFIKDHGAEPAFLGYGGFPNSLCISPNEQVVHGFPNNEVVKEGDVLSVDCGVILNGFVGDHAYTFEIGEVKPEVKKLLQVTKESLYKGIEQCIRGKRIGDISHAIQAHCEKEGYGVVRELVGHGLGRKMHEDPQVPNYGRQGSGKVIKDGLAIAIEPMINLGTEKVKFHNDGWTVTTLDNMPSAHFEHDVAVINGKPVLLSTFEYVYEALGIVSDEEKPFQLDF, from the coding sequence ATGATTCAATTAAAAACGATAGACGAATTACGTCTCATGAAGGAGAGCGCCCGATTGGTTTCTAAAACATTGGGAATGTTGGCAAAAGAAATTAAACCGGGAATTACAACTTTATATTTAGATAAACTGGCTCATGATTTCATTAAAGATCATGGGGCAGAACCTGCATTCTTAGGATACGGAGGTTTCCCGAATTCTCTTTGCATCTCTCCAAACGAGCAGGTAGTTCACGGTTTCCCGAATAATGAAGTGGTAAAAGAAGGAGATGTTCTTTCTGTAGACTGTGGGGTGATCCTGAACGGATTTGTAGGTGATCATGCCTATACCTTCGAGATCGGTGAAGTGAAACCTGAGGTTAAAAAATTATTACAGGTAACCAAAGAATCTCTTTACAAAGGGATCGAGCAGTGTATCAGAGGAAAAAGAATCGGGGATATTTCCCATGCGATCCAGGCACATTGTGAAAAAGAAGGATATGGTGTCGTAAGAGAGCTTGTAGGTCATGGCTTGGGAAGAAAGATGCACGAAGATCCTCAGGTTCCCAACTATGGAAGACAGGGAAGCGGTAAAGTAATCAAAGACGGTTTGGCTATCGCTATTGAACCGATGATCAACCTTGGTACGGAAAAAGTGAAATTCCATAATGACGGCTGGACGGTAACTACACTGGACAATATGCCATCAGCTCACTTTGAACATGACGTAGCGGTAATTAACGGTAAACCTGTATTGCTTTCTACTTTTGAATACGTTTACGAAGCTCTGGGTATTGTAAGTGACGAAGAAAAGCCGTTCCAACTGGATTTTTAA
- the gpmI gene encoding 2,3-bisphosphoglycerate-independent phosphoglycerate mutase, whose product MSKKAILAILDGWGLGTNPDVSAIDKANTPFIDSCYQKFPHTTLEASGLAVGLPAGQMGNSEVGHMNLGAGRVVYQNLVKLNMAVENGTLGQEKVIQDAFEYAKKENKKVHFIGLVSNGGVHSHINHLKGLLTAAKDSGLNENVFVHAFTDGRDCDPHSGLGFIDELQKHMEATIGKLATVVGRYYAMDRDKRWERVKLAYDALVEGIGEQTTDALAAIRASYDNNVTDEFLKPIILVNTTATGNVVPVAKIIDNDVVICFNFRTDRGREITEVLSQKDFPEYGMKKLNLYYITLTNYDKTFQNVQVVFDENVLTETMGEVLEKNGKTQIRIAETEKYPHVTFFFSGGRELEFNGERRLLCPSPKDVPTYDLKPEMSAYDITNAIVPELEQGTADFVCLNFANTDMVGHTGVFEAAVKAAETVDKCIEKVATAAYENGYAVFILADHGNSDVMINADGTPNTQHSTNLVPFIVMDKDHEWTLKPGKLGDVAPTILKVMGVERPNAMTGDILVS is encoded by the coding sequence ATGTCGAAAAAAGCAATACTGGCAATTCTTGACGGATGGGGATTGGGAACAAACCCGGACGTTTCCGCAATAGATAAAGCAAATACACCATTTATAGACAGCTGTTACCAGAAATTTCCCCATACAACCCTTGAAGCAAGTGGTCTTGCCGTAGGTCTTCCTGCAGGTCAGATGGGAAATTCTGAAGTAGGGCATATGAACCTTGGAGCCGGAAGAGTAGTGTACCAGAACCTGGTAAAACTGAATATGGCAGTGGAGAACGGAACATTAGGACAGGAAAAGGTCATCCAGGATGCATTTGAATATGCTAAAAAAGAAAACAAAAAAGTACACTTCATCGGTTTGGTTTCCAATGGAGGGGTGCATTCACATATCAATCACTTAAAAGGGCTACTGACTGCTGCAAAAGATTCCGGTCTGAATGAAAATGTCTTCGTTCACGCCTTTACAGACGGAAGAGATTGCGATCCGCATTCAGGACTTGGATTCATTGATGAGCTTCAGAAACATATGGAGGCTACCATCGGAAAGCTGGCAACCGTTGTAGGAAGATATTATGCGATGGACAGAGATAAAAGATGGGAACGTGTAAAGCTTGCATATGATGCCCTTGTAGAAGGAATAGGAGAGCAGACTACCGATGCTTTGGCAGCGATCCGTGCTTCTTACGATAATAATGTAACCGATGAGTTCCTGAAACCGATCATTTTAGTGAATACAACCGCAACAGGGAACGTGGTGCCGGTTGCAAAGATCATTGATAATGATGTGGTGATCTGTTTCAATTTCCGTACAGACAGAGGTAGAGAAATTACAGAAGTACTTTCACAGAAAGATTTCCCTGAATATGGTATGAAGAAACTGAACCTTTATTATATTACGCTGACGAATTATGATAAGACATTCCAGAATGTTCAGGTTGTCTTTGATGAAAATGTACTGACGGAAACAATGGGGGAAGTTCTTGAGAAAAACGGGAAAACCCAGATCAGAATTGCAGAGACAGAAAAATACCCTCACGTTACCTTCTTCTTTTCAGGAGGAAGAGAACTGGAGTTTAACGGGGAAAGAAGACTGTTATGTCCAAGCCCGAAAGATGTTCCTACCTACGATTTAAAACCGGAAATGTCTGCTTATGATATTACCAATGCTATTGTTCCGGAACTGGAGCAGGGAACAGCTGATTTTGTCTGCCTGAACTTTGCCAATACAGATATGGTAGGCCATACCGGTGTTTTTGAAGCTGCTGTAAAAGCTGCCGAAACCGTAGATAAGTGCATTGAAAAAGTGGCAACAGCCGCTTACGAAAACGGATATGCAGTCTTCATTCTTGCAGACCATGGAAATTCAGACGTCATGATCAATGCAGACGGAACACCCAATACCCAACACTCTACTAATCTGGTACCTTTCATCGTAATGGATAAAGACCATGAATGGACGCTAAAGCCAGGAAAACTGGGCGATGTAGCCCCTACCATACTGAAAGTAATGGGGGTAGAAAGACCAAATGCTATGACAGGAGATATTTTAGTGAGCTAA
- a CDS encoding DMT family transporter has translation MNWIILVIAGLFEVAFASCLGKAKETSGTEMYLWYTGFLITMTISMLLLIKATQTLPIGTAYAVWTGIGAVGTALMGIIFFKDPVSFWRVFFIITLIGSVVGLKAVSSSH, from the coding sequence ATGAATTGGATAATATTAGTTATCGCAGGTTTATTTGAAGTGGCATTCGCTTCATGTTTAGGAAAGGCGAAAGAAACATCAGGAACTGAAATGTACCTTTGGTATACAGGGTTTCTGATTACGATGACCATCAGTATGCTGTTGCTGATCAAAGCAACCCAGACATTGCCTATCGGTACAGCCTATGCAGTATGGACGGGAATCGGAGCAGTGGGGACTGCCTTAATGGGAATTATTTTCTTTAAGGATCCTGTAAGTTTCTGGAGAGTATTCTTTATCATAACCCTTATCGGTTCTGTGGTAGGATTGAAAGCAGTATCTTCATCACACTAA
- a CDS encoding class I SAM-dependent methyltransferase, producing the protein MKKVAKLLLNKIPRPMLIKLSIWARPLIYQLFKGDQFYDPIDGRSYRKFLPYGYGKQRENALSPGTLSLERHRQMWLYLQNETDFFIKNYKVLHIAPEQEFLRKFKRMSNLNYISADLYSPIVDVKADILALPFEDESFDIIFCNHVLEHIEDDAKAMSELYRVMKPGGWGILQVPMKNSLEKTYEDFSITDPKERQKHFGQYDHVRWYGMDYFDRLEKAGFETEINFYSQKFSEDEIKRYGLRTNEILPLVYKK; encoded by the coding sequence ATGAAAAAGGTTGCCAAGCTTTTACTGAATAAAATTCCACGCCCGATGCTGATCAAATTGAGTATCTGGGCAAGACCGCTTATCTATCAGCTTTTCAAAGGAGATCAGTTTTATGACCCTATTGACGGAAGATCGTACCGGAAATTTCTTCCATACGGATATGGAAAACAGAGGGAAAATGCCCTTTCTCCGGGGACATTAAGCCTGGAGAGGCACCGTCAGATGTGGCTGTATCTTCAGAATGAAACCGATTTCTTTATCAAAAATTATAAAGTGCTGCACATTGCTCCCGAACAGGAATTTCTGAGGAAGTTCAAAAGAATGAGCAACCTGAACTATATTTCTGCAGACCTTTATTCTCCTATTGTGGATGTAAAGGCTGATATTCTGGCTTTACCATTTGAAGATGAAAGCTTTGATATCATTTTCTGTAACCATGTTCTTGAGCATATTGAAGATGATGCCAAAGCGATGAGCGAACTGTACAGGGTAATGAAGCCGGGAGGCTGGGGGATTCTTCAGGTTCCGATGAAAAATTCACTGGAGAAAACTTATGAAGATTTCAGTATCACAGACCCTAAAGAACGTCAGAAACATTTCGGGCAGTACGATCACGTTCGCTGGTACGGAATGGATTACTTTGACCGCCTGGAAAAAGCAGGTTTCGAAACAGAAATTAACTTCTATTCTCAGAAATTTTCTGAAGATGAAATTAAAAGATACGGGCTGAGAACCAATGAGATCTTGCCATTGGTCTATAAAAAATAA
- a CDS encoding DUF2268 domain-containing putative Zn-dependent protease (predicted Zn-dependent protease with a strongly conserved HExxH motif): MKTNYFLAVLLLTFGISKAQTGFSNDPLNAVFETRDTDRFWKAFDKMETSKENPFADYVKDGSPGVKGFTKFRIINADSLYSKVKKRREDYLKSRNVLAGIKQKEKKTRAIYSALKYWYPEAKFPPVYFVYGRFNSGGTTSDDGIIIGTEMLKNLDGVTGLIAHELIHFEQNAEGKNTLLKQCLVEGGADFIGEFISGEHINPVPFQYGESHSDRLFKEFVSILKQEEQKDWLYGVSKKDDRPNDLGYWIGYRITEAYFNKQADKQKAIHDILNIKNPLLFLKESGFLDSYIKEYTKKNNMKFDDFFKE, translated from the coding sequence ATGAAAACCAATTATTTCCTTGCAGTCCTGCTGTTAACTTTTGGAATCTCCAAAGCCCAGACAGGTTTTTCCAACGATCCGTTGAATGCCGTATTTGAAACCAGGGATACCGACCGCTTCTGGAAAGCATTTGACAAGATGGAAACCTCTAAAGAAAACCCGTTTGCAGACTACGTAAAAGACGGTTCTCCGGGAGTAAAAGGCTTTACGAAATTCAGAATCATCAATGCCGATTCATTATATTCAAAAGTAAAAAAGAGAAGGGAAGACTATTTGAAAAGCCGCAATGTGCTGGCCGGGATAAAGCAAAAGGAAAAAAAGACACGAGCGATCTACAGTGCCCTGAAATACTGGTATCCGGAGGCAAAATTTCCACCGGTATATTTTGTTTACGGAAGATTCAATTCAGGCGGAACAACCTCTGACGATGGCATTATCATCGGAACTGAAATGCTCAAAAATCTTGACGGCGTTACCGGACTTATTGCCCATGAGCTGATCCATTTCGAACAGAACGCAGAAGGAAAGAATACCTTACTGAAGCAATGTTTGGTAGAAGGCGGAGCAGATTTTATAGGAGAGTTTATCTCCGGAGAACATATCAATCCCGTGCCGTTCCAATATGGGGAATCGCATTCTGACCGGTTGTTTAAAGAATTTGTATCCATTCTGAAACAGGAAGAGCAGAAAGACTGGCTGTACGGCGTGAGCAAAAAAGATGACCGCCCCAATGACCTGGGATACTGGATAGGTTACAGAATAACCGAAGCTTATTTCAATAAACAGGCAGACAAGCAAAAGGCAATTCATGATATCCTGAATATTAAAAATCCATTGCTGTTTCTGAAAGAAAGCGGCTTTCTGGATAGCTATATCAAAGAATATACAAAGAAAAACAATATGAAATTCGACGACTTTTTTAAAGAATAA